The DNA region GCGTTGAGGACACCGTTGAGGCCGGCCTTCATGCCGCTCGTCCCGCTTGCTTCAAGCGGTCTGCGCGGGTTGTTGAGCCAGACGTCGACTCCAGCGACCATGAGCCTCGCGCTCCCCATGTCGTAGTTCTCGAGGACGAATATCTTGCCCCTGAACTCCGGCATCTGGCTGACCTCGTAAACCCTCCTCAGGAACTCCTTCCCAGCCTCGTCGCGCGGATGGGCCTTCCCGCCGAAGACTATGTAAACCGGCCTTTCTGGGTTGTTGAGGATTTTCTTCAGCCTCTCAAGGTCGCTCAGGATGAGAGTTGCCCTCTTATAGGTCGCAAAGCGTCTGGCAAAGCCGATTATGAGGGCGTTCTCGTCTATCTCCGGTATCGGGTCATCGGTTCCGAGCCTCCTGTTCCTCTCCATTGTCTTCTCCCTGAGGAACTCTATGAGCTGTCTCTTGGCCTCGAGGTGGGCTCCCCAGAGCTCTTCATCCGGGATCCTTTCCACGGCGTACCAGATGCCCTCTATGTTGGTGTGCTCCCTCCAGACCTTGCCGATGTAGCGGTCGAAGAGCTTCCTCATCTCGTCGTGGACCCACGTCATTGTGTGGACGCCGTTTGTGATGCCCTCTATAGGGATCTCGTTGAGGGGAACTCCGGGCCAGAGGTCTTTCCACATGCGCTTGCTTACCTCCGCGTGGAGCTGGCTTACGCCGTTGACGTAGCTCGAAGTTCTTATTGCAAGCAGGGTCATGTTGATCTGGTCGCCCTCGCGGCCGAGTTCGAGTAGCTCCTCCCTTCCCTCGAGGAATTTTGAAAGCCTCTTCCTAACTTCCGCGATCGGGAACCTGTCGTGGCCTGCAGGAACCGGCGTGTGGGTGGTGAAAACCGTGGTTCCCCTGACGATGCTCAAAGCTTCCGTGAATGTGAGGCCTTTTTCCATGTACCAGGCTATTCTCTGGAGGTTGGCAAAGGCGGGATGCCCCTCGTTGAGGTGAACCACACCGGGCTCGATGCCGAGGGCCTGGAGCAGTCTCATTCCGCCTATTCCGAGGAGGATCTCCTGTTTTATTCTCTTGTCCATCTCGGCGTTGTAGAGGTAGTCGCAGATCGCCCTATCCTCCGGGCTGTTCTCGGGCACATCTGTGTCAAGGAGGTAGAGCTTGGCCATGCCGACGCTGACCTCAAAGGCCCTCGCGTAGACGATCCTGTTTTCAATGGGGACCTCAACGAGTAGGGGTTTTCCGTCTTTGCTTAGAACAGGCTTTATCGGCATTTCCTCGGGCCTGTATTCCGGGAATATCTCCCTCTGCCTTCCGTCCCTGTCTATCTCCTGCCTGAAGTAGCCGTGCTTGTAGAGGAGGCCTATAGCTATGAAGGGAAGGCCGAGGTCACTCGCGGTTTTGAGGTGATCCCCGGCGAGGATTCCGAGGCCACCGGAGTAAATCGGGAGGCTCTTGCTTATGCCGTACTCCATGCAGAGATAGACTATCGGTTTGTCCCATTTGGGGTAGTTGGTCGAGAACCACGTTGATTTCGGGTTCATGTATGCGGTAAACTGGTCCATAACGAGCTCGTAGAGGTTCATGAAGTCGTCATCCTTGAGGAGCTCCCAGAACCTCTCTTCGGGCGTGTCAAGAAGGAGCTTGACCGGGTTCTTGTACTCACGCCAGTGTTCGGAGTCTATGTACTCCCAGAGCCGGGTGGCACGTCTGTTCCAGCTCCACCAGTAGTTATAGGCCAGTTCTGCGAGATTCTCCAGCGGGTAGGGGAGCTTCGCCCTTATTAAATTCTCAACTGTGTGGGAAACGTCCGCCATGGCAACCACC from Thermococcus zilligii AN1 includes:
- the malP gene encoding maltodextrin phosphorylase, with translation MADVSHTVENLIRAKLPYPLENLAELAYNYWWSWNRRATRLWEYIDSEHWREYKNPVKLLLDTPEERFWELLKDDDFMNLYELVMDQFTAYMNPKSTWFSTNYPKWDKPIVYLCMEYGISKSLPIYSGGLGILAGDHLKTASDLGLPFIAIGLLYKHGYFRQEIDRDGRQREIFPEYRPEEMPIKPVLSKDGKPLLVEVPIENRIVYARAFEVSVGMAKLYLLDTDVPENSPEDRAICDYLYNAEMDKRIKQEILLGIGGMRLLQALGIEPGVVHLNEGHPAFANLQRIAWYMEKGLTFTEALSIVRGTTVFTTHTPVPAGHDRFPIAEVRKRLSKFLEGREELLELGREGDQINMTLLAIRTSSYVNGVSQLHAEVSKRMWKDLWPGVPLNEIPIEGITNGVHTMTWVHDEMRKLFDRYIGKVWREHTNIEGIWYAVERIPDEELWGAHLEAKRQLIEFLREKTMERNRRLGTDDPIPEIDENALIIGFARRFATYKRATLILSDLERLKKILNNPERPVYIVFGGKAHPRDEAGKEFLRRVYEVSQMPEFRGKIFVLENYDMGSARLMVAGVDVWLNNPRRPLEASGTSGMKAGLNGVLNASIFDGWWVEGYNGKNGWVIGEETTEPESEEDDAKDAESLYTLLEKEIIPTYYGNRSRWIYMMKESIKSIAPRFSTHRMVKEYMDRFYSKAMSNYIWLTRENYKGAREIAAWKERVVSSWGNVEIREAKIRDKRLELGVYLDGLRPEDVEVELYYGVRAQGYEIEKPHIVELRHPQEAGESEWLYVYEGNALRHLGDPCWHYAVRIHPHHEKLPHRFLLGLVKWKGLE